The DNA segment ACGCGATTGTCATGTACGGGCCGCGGCCCGGTTTGTACACGAGGGCGACGACGTCTCCGTCCGTGAGCCGCTGTCGCTTGAACCCGGGGATCGGTTTGTAGGTCCGCCCGCCGTCGTGCGACATGGCGGTCCCGTTCAGGCTCCCCAAGTCCTCGATCCAACAACGGCCCTTCGGGTCCCGCAGGATTCGCGCGTGGTGCTTCGAGAGGTAGCGTTCGGAATCGAGGATCCCGATCTCGGGCGGGTGTCCGAAGCCTCGCTTCGTGCAACTCTCGTCGCATGACTTGTGGTCCCGGCCGATATCCATCTCCTTCTTGACGCGGCACTTCTTCCCGAGCACGACGAGGTGGGGAAACTCGGGAGGCTCCGCGGACCCTCCCTTGATTGCCTCGGTCATGTCCTGTGCGGTCGGAAACCGTTCCTTTGGATCGAATCTCATCGCCTTCGTCACAACGTCGGAGAGCTCGGGCGCGACGCTGGGCTGGAGATCGCGCGCGGATCGGAACAATTCCACGCCGCCTCCCGCGAGTTGCCTCATGGAACCTTGCGGGTCCTGCGCCGTCAAGAGGAAGAAGAGCACCGCACCCACGCTGTACAAGTCACTCGCCGGCGTCGCCTCTCCGAGGTTCTGCTCGGGCGCCCCCCAGCCGGGCGTGTAGATGACCGTGCCGGATCCCGTGAACTGATGGAACTCCTTCTTCGCCGCGCCGAAGTCGAGCAGTACCACCTCTCGGCGAGCGTCGAGGATGATGTTCTTCGGCTTGACGTCCCGGTGGATCACGTTTCGCGCGTGAAGGTAGGAGAGGGCTTCGAGGAGCTGGAGGACGCATCGGGTCGCGGTCGCAGGATCCGCCGGCGTGTCCCGGAAGCGTTCCGCTAGCGTATCGCCTTCGAGTTGTTCCTCGACGAGACAGAAGGGCCCGAGGTTGGTCCCCTCGTCGATGTACCGCACGACCCTCGGGTGGCCGGGGGAACTCAGGCTCTTGAGGATCTGGGCCTCGATCCGGAGGCGTTCCTGGGACTGGGCGAGATCCGTCCCGCTCGCTTCCTTCACGACGACGGGCTGCCCGCGGGGGGACTTGCCGAGGTAGATGGTCGACATCCCTCCGTCCGTGAGCTTGCTGACGACTTGATAGCGACCCTTCCGGCCTTTCAACGTGCACGGAAGGGAGAGCGTCATACGGTCCGCAGGCCTATCTCATCACAAACTGCAGCTTCACCAGCTCGGCGACGTCGAGCTCGTCGGCATCCTGAAGTTCGTTCCGGCCCGTGCCGGTGATGAGGATTCGGGAGGTGCCGCGGAGGAGCCACGTCTTGTTCACGCTCGCTTTCCGTTGGACCATCGTCTTTCCGTCCTCGACGAAGAACTTCTCGCCCTCCTGGAAGACCGTGAGGTGGCCCCGCGAAATCTCGTTGGCCTTGTCCGGATCGCCGAGGAATTTCTCCAGATCTGCGCGTCCAATCAGCCACTGCGACGGGGGAATGGGCTGCTCCGTGCTGTCGGGAAAGATCAGGTATCCGGACTTGGGCTCCTCCGCCGGGGGCTCCTCTTGCGTGTCCGTTGCGTCGGCCATGCCTTCGCCCTCCATGTCAGCCGACTCGGGTGGGCCGTGGTCCTCGGGTTCCATCGAGTCGCTTCCGAACGCCGGTTCATCCGATAGATCGGACCCGCCCAGCTCCGCACTCGGCGTTGAATCGAGGGCCTCTTCGTCTTCATTCGGTGCTGAGGGAGCAGCCTCGTCCTCCGAGGGAATCGGGGCAATCTGCGGTCCCGACTCCAGGCTCTCGGTCTCGATCCTGCCGCCGCACGCATCGCAGAATCGCGCGCCTTCCCGGTTCTCGCTCCCGCAGTCTGAACACTTCGCCACGGTCATCACCGCTTCGGTTTCTTCTTGCCGATGATCGTCGTCGCCTGGAGGAAGTCCTTCTTGGCGGACTCGCTCAGCTGGAGGCCGCTCCGCGCCACGGTCGCCTGGGCGTCCCGCATTGTCGTCACGACCTCGCTCAGGGCGGGGTTCGCACGGACCGCGGCGGCGGCGCCGGCATCGGTCGAGAGGGTCCGCATGATCTCCTCGGCCTTCTGGAGCGCCGACGGCTCTTTCGTCTGAACGGCCCTCTGCAGCAGGACGGTGGCTTCCGCCGAACTCAAGAGCGTGCGCGGGTACGGATTCGCCTCCGTATTCCAGAGCCTCGGGTCGTCGGTGAACGCCACCTCGACGTCCTGCGTCACTTCGACCAGGGAGAATCGAAGCAGGGTCGCCTTCCCCGCAGGCCGGGCCGGGATGCCCATGCGGAACACGAGCGTCTGCTCTTCGCCCGCGATCAGGTCTCGGAGCGGGACTGTGAAGGCGGTCCCATCGAATCGCGGTCGCGGCAGCCGGTTCAGGACAGGCCTCACGCTGTACGCATCGGCCAGCTCCGAGCCGGGCATGATTGAGACCTTCAATTCCGGATTCGAGACGATCGTCCCGGCCATCTGGGCCGCCTGCTCCTGGAAGATTTGGGGGAGGTTGCCTCCGGCATCGGTGATGTGGTGCCACAGCCCACCGGCCGCCTCCGCGACCTTCTCGAGGAGGGTCTCGTTGTAGTCGGTTCCAATGCCAATCGTTGTGATCGTGATGCCCGCCTCTCGCATCTGTTGCGCGAGGGTGACGAACTCCTTGCTGTCCGTCCGGCCGACGGTCGGATTGCCGTCCGTCAGGAGGATGACCCGCTTCACGGTCCCGGCTTCCAGGGAAGACTGCCGCGCCTGGGTGAACGCGGCTTCCAGCGCGGCGTACATCGCGGTGAGGCCGCTGACGGAGATCGCCTTCACCGCTGCCGCGAGCTCCCGGGAGGTTCCGACCGGGGACATGGGAAGTTGGACCGTCGCTTTGTCCGAGAACGAAATGATGGAGATATGGTCGGTCGGACGGAGCTGCTTGAGGAGCCCCAAGGCGGCCGCCTTAGCCTGTTCGATCTTCTCGCCGTCCATCGAACCGCTCGAGTCGATTGCGAGGCAAATGCCGCGGTTTCGTGCCGCGACGATGGCGGCCGACGGCGTCAGGTCGACGGCAACGTACACGAATGTACCCGTGTTCGGCTTCAGGCTCGAACGATTGACGGTGCACTTCATTGCGAGCGGCGATCGCTTCTGAGGTCGGTTCTGGGGCTCCATCGCTTGTCGCATCTTTCCACCCTAGAGCCGGGCGATGGCGGGGCGGCTTTCTTAGCTCTTCCGACCCCGTTTTCACGGAATGA comes from the Thermoplasmata archaeon genome and includes:
- a CDS encoding FHA domain-containing serine/threonine-protein kinase; this encodes MTLSLPCTLKGRKGRYQVVSKLTDGGMSTIYLGKSPRGQPVVVKEASGTDLAQSQERLRIEAQILKSLSSPGHPRVVRYIDEGTNLGPFCLVEEQLEGDTLAERFRDTPADPATATRCVLQLLEALSYLHARNVIHRDVKPKNIILDARREVVLLDFGAAKKEFHQFTGSGTVIYTPGWGAPEQNLGEATPASDLYSVGAVLFFLLTAQDPQGSMRQLAGGGVELFRSARDLQPSVAPELSDVVTKAMRFDPKERFPTAQDMTEAIKGGSAEPPEFPHLVVLGKKCRVKKEMDIGRDHKSCDESCTKRGFGHPPEIGILDSERYLSKHHARILRDPKGRCWIEDLGSLNGTAMSHDGGRTYKPIPGFKRQRLTDGDVVALVYKPGRGPYMTIAFRGGRGAGRR
- a CDS encoding zinc-ribbon domain-containing protein, which translates into the protein MTVAKCSDCGSENREGARFCDACGGRIETESLESGPQIAPIPSEDEAAPSAPNEDEEALDSTPSAELGGSDLSDEPAFGSDSMEPEDHGPPESADMEGEGMADATDTQEEPPAEEPKSGYLIFPDSTEQPIPPSQWLIGRADLEKFLGDPDKANEISRGHLTVFQEGEKFFVEDGKTMVQRKASVNKTWLLRGTSRILITGTGRNELQDADELDVAELVKLQFVMR
- a CDS encoding VWA domain-containing protein, whose protein sequence is MEPQNRPQKRSPLAMKCTVNRSSLKPNTGTFVYVAVDLTPSAAIVAARNRGICLAIDSSGSMDGEKIEQAKAAALGLLKQLRPTDHISIISFSDKATVQLPMSPVGTSRELAAAVKAISVSGLTAMYAALEAAFTQARQSSLEAGTVKRVILLTDGNPTVGRTDSKEFVTLAQQMREAGITITTIGIGTDYNETLLEKVAEAAGGLWHHITDAGGNLPQIFQEQAAQMAGTIVSNPELKVSIMPGSELADAYSVRPVLNRLPRPRFDGTAFTVPLRDLIAGEEQTLVFRMGIPARPAGKATLLRFSLVEVTQDVEVAFTDDPRLWNTEANPYPRTLLSSAEATVLLQRAVQTKEPSALQKAEEIMRTLSTDAGAAAAVRANPALSEVVTTMRDAQATVARSGLQLSESAKKDFLQATTIIGKKKPKR